CTGATCAAGCAGGCGCTGACCGGGGAAACGGCGACCTCTCCGGATTTTTCCTGTATCCCTTCCCCGAAGGCTGCCGAAAGATGGCTTTCCGCTCTGTACGCCCCCTACCGGAATGCTTCCGGTGAAATCATCGGGGTAGTCGGTCTGCTGAGGGATGTGACGGAGCGTCGGTGGACGGAGCAGGCCTTAAGGGATAGTGAAGAGAAAATACGCTCCCTTTCTGAGTTGGCTGTTGAGGGGATTGTGATTCACCGGGAGGGGGTTATTCTCGAAGCCAATGCAACCTTGGCCCGTCTTCTCGGTTATGAGTCCCCGGAAGCCGTTGCCGGACGCAATGTATTGTCCTTTGTGGCGCCCCCTTTTGTTGAAATGGCGTCAAGAAAGATTCGGGTAGGAAAAAACGGGATATATCATGTTGATATTCAAAGGAACGATGGGTCAATCTTTCCGGCGGAGTTCAACGTTCGGGAAATGCTTTACCGGGGAAAGGCGGCCCGGGTTGTCGCCATCCGGGATCTTTCGGAGCATCAAAGGAATGCGGAGGCGCTTCTCAGGGAAAAAGAGCGTTTCCGGAGTTTTATTGAGGAGTCGCCCTTCGGGGTTACCGTGATCGGGAGCGATGGCCGGTATCAGTATATCAATCCGAAATTTACGGAACTCTTCGGTTACTCCCTTGAGGACGTTCCCACCGGTCGGGAATGGTTCCGCAAGGCCCATCCCGACCCGGACTATCGGCACAGGATCATTGCGCAATGGAAAAACTATGTCCTCAATCTGCGGCACGAAGGAACGCCGCTTTTGACCTTTGAAGTCACCTGCAAGGATGGTTCGGAAAAATCCATCCAGTATCGGCCCATCGCCATGGCGACGGGTGAATTTCTGATCATGTATGAAGACTTTACGGAGAGAAAGCGCCTGGAGGAGCAACTGCGCCAATCGGAGAAGCTGGAGGCCATTGGAACCCTGGCTGGCGGGATTGCGCATGATTTTAATAACCTTCTCATGGGAATTCAGGGATATACTTCGATTCTTCAGCATTCCCTCGGGACCGGTCATCGGGATTATGAAAAACTGAATTCGATCCAGAAACTCATCCAGAGCGGATCCGATCTGACTCAGCAGCTTCTCGGCTTTGCCCGGGGAGGAAAATACGAGATAAAACCCACGGATCTGAATGATATCCTGATCAAAAGTTCCAATATGTTCGGTCGGACCAGGAGGGATATTGTCATTTCCTGTGACCTGGAAGAACCGCTCTGGCTGGTCGAGGCGGATCGCAGTCAGATTGAGCAGGTCCTGCTGAATCTTTATGTCAACGCCGGTCAGGCCATGCCGGGGGGTGGGCGGCTCAACCTGGCAACGAAAAATGTTGTGCCGGATGACGATCCCTTCCTACCCGCCTCCAGGGAGCCGGGAAATTATGTCTGCGTTACGGTTACGGATACAGGAGTGGGGATGGATGAAAAAACAAGGCAGCGGATCTTCGAACCTTTTTTCACGACCCGGGAGATGAAAAGAGGAACCGGCCTTGGACTGGCCTCCGCCTACGGCATCATCCAGGGGCATGGCGGAAGCATTGAGGTGGATAGTGAAATAGGTCGCGGAACCACTTTTCGGATTTATCTCCCTGCGTCCGATAAGGAGATCCCCGGGACGGTACGACCCGTTGCGGATGTTGCCAAGGGACATGAAACAATCCTCCTGGTGGATGATGAGGAGATCAACATCGAGGTGGTCAGTGAAATTCTGGAAATGCTTGGCTATTCTGTTTTCACCGCCCAGAGCGGCCAGGATGCCGTTCATTTCTATCAGAGCAAAAAAGACACCGTTGACCTGGTGCTCCTCGATATGATCATGCCGGGAATGGGCGGAGGGGATACCTTTGATGCCCTCAAGGAGATAGATCCCGGTGTGAAGGTTATTCTATCCAGCGGCTACAGTCTCCATGGCGAGGCATCCCGCATCATGGAGCGGGGTTGCAGTGCCTTCATCCAGAAACCCTTCCGAATCGAAGAACTTTCAGGAAAATTGGAGGAAGTGCTGGGCAGGAAACAGTAATTCCCGTTCCGGATCAAAAAAGGAAGGCAGGGCGGCAAGACAGAGGCGACGCCGTCGTACACAGACGTACGGGAGTTGGGAAGGGGCATGGGGCGTCCGGAGTTTTTGAACCGGTTCAACATCTCTGCGGAAACCTTTGCCGCGGCGGGATGCCGAGGGCAGCGAAGATCTGGAGAAACGTTAGCCGATTCCCTTCAATCGAATGGATGGTCCTTTGGAGCATGCAGGAGGTCATGAATTCTGGCGGCCTGCAGAAGAAAGACTTCCAGCTTTGCCTGGATGATCTGCGGGAAGGGATTCCCATCACTCTCTATGGCCAGAAAAGGGAGGGGGCGGTTCTGGAGACTTTCCGCGGTGGAGCCGGGTTTTTTTCGGGAACGTTTCCGGGGCATTCTTTTTCCGCGGTTCATTTCCGGGGTGAGGATGGCTTCGGAAACCCGATTCGGCATGCAGCCGAAAGGACCCAGAGCGATAACGCCGCAATAGGGATCCGGCACTTCCACCAGGGCTGCCCCCACGGTCAAAACCGCCTCCCCAAGGAGCAGCGGATTCAGGACCGGGCTGGCCTGTTCCACCAGGTGTGGCACATCCTCCTGCCGATCGGGGATCAGATCCGATTTCGCCAGAACCTTCGAAATTGTCCGCTCATACTTCTTCATCCACGTTGAGCGAAGAAAGAGCGACACCTTGTCCTTCGCGGACAGGGTTCTATCGACCCATCCCTTCTGGTTGCAAAGATCCGTATAATAAATCCACTCCATCACGCTGGCCACTTTCGTGGCGAATCCCTGATCGGCAAGACTTTCGATGAGGTATTGGCGGGACAGGTCGTCATGACGGACAAAGATCTCTCCCGTCAACAGAATCGTGGGGATCTCTGCCGGTCGCCTCTTGAGCGGGATGGATTTCAGGCGGGCGGCCACCTCTTCCAGGCAGGGCCGGAGTGCTTTCAGTTCGGGAGATACCTCCAGGGCTGAAAGGAGTTTCCGGCGTTCCTCCTGGAAAACAGTGATTGCTGCATCCCGGTCCCGGGCGGCGCTGAGCAGAACCCCGTAGATATCCTCCATTCGATCGGCAAGGACGATTCCCGTCCAGATTTTCAGGGTAAGATTGCTGGCGTTTAGATCTTCATAACTGTTTGCCGCGTTCAGGGAATAAAGGGTCACATCCGGAATTCCGAGCCGTTCGATCATGGCTTTCATGAACTGGGAATATTGACCGAATCGGCAGGGTCCCCCGGCAGTGGGCATGAAATAAACGAGCAATTCTTCCTTCTCTTTCCTGTCCCGCAGATACTTCAGCAGGCTTCCCACCGTCAACTGGAGGGGCAGGCATTCTTTGCAGGATGTATTGCCGCGACCGAGCTTCAGCACTTCCTCGTCGGAATCGGCAAGAGCCGTCGCCCGGACGCCCGCGGAACGGAAAATGGCGGCGATGGCGTCCGTATGAAAACGTCCCATGGAAGGAAAGACCAGGTGGACGCGGGGATGAGAGAGGGAATAGGAGATTCCGTGGGAATCATCGATCCGGAAGTCTTCATGATCGACCCGAGCCGGGGCTGTTTCCCGGGAAGGTGCCGCGGCAGATCTCTGCTGTTTAAGGTACAGCTCCCGGTAATTCCGGATAATATCCAGAAAGGCTTCGATGCGGGTTTCCAGGCCGGCATCCGCGACATGGCTGTCCAGTTCCAGAATCAGGAAGGGCTTGTTCCCCATTGCCTGGCGGAAAGAACCCAGGAGAAAGGAGTCCGGCCCACAGGAAAAGTTGGTGATGTAGCAGCCGAAGAGCTGAGGGTGACGGGCGACGAAGGCGGCGCCTTTGAGAATATGTTGACCCGATGCCCAGTACATGGAATCATCGACGGACTCATCGGCCAGAGGAAGGCAGGTGAGGGGGACAACCCCTACGCCCCGCGAGGCGAATTTCCGGGGGATTCCCAGATTGGCCTCCGGGACGAAGGCATTATAGGCCCGTCCGAAGATCACGATACCGTAACGATCCCCTTCTTCTTCCAAGGCGCTGAGGAATTCCCGGCCCGAATCCCGGGTCGCTTTGACGACCTGTTCCTGAAGGGCGACGGCCGCTGAAAAGGCCTGTTCCGCGTCCTTTTTCCCGCAGCCAAGGGAACGGGCCAGATTGACCATAATCGTCCGTGCGGCGCCATAGCCCTGAGAAAAATCCAGCACCGGCTGCAGAATGGCGTCCGCCTCCTTCAACCGGCGGAATTCCTCCCTGTCGTTAAAGGTGCTGGCGAGATAGTAGGGCTCCCCCTGGGAGATGGGGCAGATCGTGCTGGTCGGATTTCCTCCTTCCACGTACATGCCACGGATGTGGGGGAGAAAGAGAAAATCCGGTTTCTTGTGCAGCAGGTCGTAGAAAAAGCCATGGGCGAGTTCCGCGGGATAGCAGAAGGCCGTCCCTTTCGAAATCATGCCTTCCGGCCGGGGAGAATCCGGAAGGAGAACGGAAAAGCCCAGCCGGGAGAAAAAGGTTTGGTAGAGAGGATAATACGAATGGGTCAGGAAAGACCGGTTGATTCCCACGGATCGGGAAATCCTGTCCGAAGACGGAATCTGAGACTCGGACTCGGCGCTCTGGAAGGTCAGCGAGGCATGCTCTTTGACTCGATCCAGGGACTCCGCATCCACGGAAAGGGAATAACGGAGATTGTACCAGCGGTTACAGGCGCCTCCAAAGGGATTAACCTTGTCTTCGATCCGGATCCGGGCAATTTCGCATTTCCGGTCGCAATGTTCTTTTCCCCCGTTGCAGACAAAGGGGGATTCATAGGCGATCTCCCGGTTTTTCAGGGAAAGGAGATCAAAGGAGCTTTCCTTGAGAATCCCATGTTCCAGGCGCTTTTTTATCTCCAGGGCTACGCCGAAGGCCCCCATCAGTCCGGGTTCCGGGGGGACGACGATCCTTTTTCCCGTCAGGGCGGCCATGGCGACGGGAATGGCCCGGTTGTAACAGACCCCGCCCTGCATGAAGATGTTGTTCCCCATCGTGCGGTTTCCCTTTACCCGGTTGCTGTAGTTCATGCAGATGGAATAAACCAGTCCCGAGACGATGTCTTCCCGGCTCATCCCTTCGTGGGCGGCATTCTTGATATCGCTGCTGATGAAAGCGGCGCACTGGTCGTTGAAATTGGGGGGGGCCTTGCCCCGCAGGGCGATTCCGGCGATATCCTCCATGGCGACGCCCATGGATTCCCAGGCCGCTTCTTCGAGAAAAGAACCCGTTCCGGCGCTGCAGGCGTCGTTCATGGCGTAGTCGGAGGGAATGCCGTCTTTCACATAGGTGTATTTGGCATCCTGCCCCCCGATTTCGAAGATCGTGTCCACCGTCGAATCGAAGAACAGCGCTCCGGTGGCGTGGGCGATGATTTCGTTGATGATGCCCTCCGTCATGGCATGCAGGCCGGCGATCTGGCGTCCCGAACCCGTGACACCCAACCCCTTGATGGAAATCTTTTCCGCCAGGGGGCCCAACTGTTCGTAAAGGGCTGCATAGCAGGCCCGCGAGGCCCCGACGGGATTGCCGTTGGTGCGCAGATAGACGGAGGCCAGGATCCGGTTGTCCTCCTGTCGCAGCAGGACGGCTTTCGTGGTGGTTGAGCCCACATCCAGTCCCAGGATGCAGGCATCTCCCTCGCGGGCGATCCCCTGTTCCATCGTCCGGAAATCCACCTTGTCGAGGAAATCCGCCAGAGGAGGAAGGCGGTGAAAGGCCGTTACATCCTGTCGAATGACGGACTCCGACGCTGGAGCGGGCAGGGTTTCATGCTCCAGGGCCCAGAGGGCGCAGCCGAGGGCTTCAAAATAAGCCGCTTCTTCGGGGATGATGAGACTGGATATTTCCTTTTTCAGGTAATCCACCATGACGGTATTCCGGGCCGATCCGCCGATGAGCATCATGTTGCTGCGGGGCAGATGGCGAAGAATCTCCAGGATCTTTCCCGACATCATCTCACAGAGACCCGAAGCGATCCGTCTCTTGGGGATGCCTTTGTTGGTGGCATGGGTACAGTCGCTTTTGCAGAAGACGCTGCAGCGTCCGGAAACTTTATAGGGTTGTTCCTGCCGGGCGAAGGCGATGGCTTCTTCGAGGCCAAGGTCCAGACGGCGGATCTGCTGAAGAAAAAATTCACCGGTTCCCGAGGCGCATTTGTTCCCCGTCTGGACGGAGCAGATCTTGCCGTCTTTCCCGAGAACGTAAATGAGGAAGGTCTCTCCTCCGGCGCTGATGACGGCGTTCAGGGGGACATTGCCGTTGCAGACGAACGTCAGGGCCGTCTCCACGGCCTGGGGCTCGGGAAGGGAGGTGAGATTGACGAAGGAGCGGAACTTCCGTCCGGTCACTGCGATACGGTCATAATGATCTATCGGGAGAGAGGAGAAGAGATCCAGGAAGGCCTGGCGGGGATTGCCGTCGTGGGGTTCCAGATGAAGCAGGGATCGCTTGATCCCTGCTTCAGAATTGTTGACCGCAACGGCCGACAGTGTGGTTGCGCCGATGCATATGCCGAGACTGTTCATTTTGGTGGAAAGGCATCAAAAAACAAAAACGGCGGCGGCGACAACCGTTGTATAGCGGTCGTCCTTCACGATGGTTGACTGGGTCACATTGCGGGTTCGCACGATTTTACCGCTGATCTTGAAAATTTCTTTTTTCTCGTCCCAGCTTTCATCCACATTGAAATCGATGCCCAGAGTCGAGGCCAGCATGGCTGCGGCCAGGTCTTCCGCATAATCCCCTGCCTGCTTCTCGGTGAGACCGAAGGCGTGATGTTCACTGATGTATCCGTAGGAGGTCTTGTCGGCCGGGATGGCGCAGCCGACGGAGGCGGCCAGGAGCCGTTTTGGTTCATTGCTGCAGCACCGGCTCATGACGCAGTAGGTGATGGCGCCCGGAATAAGTTCCTTCAATCCCTGGATTTTCGAAATATTCCTGCATCCCGGCGGAAAGATGCTGGATACCTGGACCAGATTGCACTTTTCAATCCCGGCGTCTCGCAGGGCGCGCTCAAAGGAATGCAGTTCATCTCGATGGGTGCCGACACCCTTGGTGAAAAAAATTTTTTTTGGGACGAAATCGTACATCGGTACTTGTTTGGCCTCCTGTTCTGATTCTCTTTCCTTTAGGGAAGACCCTTCTGGCAGACCTTGATTTTATACCAATCTTCCCGCTGAAAATCTACAAAATATTCCCGATGTTTCTAGATGCCCTGCAAGGGGATATGGAAACTTGAGCGAAAAAAAACTTTGGCGCCGGCCAGAGGGAAGAGGTCCTGCACAAAATGGTTGCACTGTTCAAGAAAATCCTTAAACTACGGAAAAAGTTACGTTCAGCGAAGATCGGGAACAAAAGATTGCCTATGAAGATCAAGATCTGCCTGCTGGTGGGTATACTGGCGATCCTGATTCTGTCCGGTTATGGTCATTCTCAGGATAGAATCAAGGACATCAGCACCCTGAAGCAGGACCACGCCTTTTACCTTTCCGGGAAAGCCGCCGATTCGGCCATCGTAGACGATGAGATTCAGAAAGCTTTCAATGAGTCGTATACTCGCCGGTATTTTTCCGTCTGGCATCAGGACAGGCCCCGCTGTTCCCGGGAAGATGTTCTCTGGGATTTCAACAAATACGGCGAAAATCCGGGATACGGCGAAAACCAGCGCAGGCATGAGCGAAGCTGGGTGGAGGCTTTGAAGCAGAATGCCAGTCTGGACCGTTACCCGAATCGGGGAATCCGGGGAATCGCCTTGGTCAATACGGATCTGCGGGCCCTGCCGACTTCCAGACCTTGTTTCGAGGGATTGGACAGCGATTCCGGTTATCCCTTCGACCGATTGCAGATATCGGCCATTACGGCCAATTCACCGGTTTATGTTTCCCATGTCAGCCAGGACAAAGCCTGGGTCCATGTGGAAACGAGCACCTATTTCGGCTGGGTGAACGCGCGGGATATCGCCTTTGTGGAAGAGTCCTTTGCCCGATCCTGGCAGAACGGACGGTATGCCGTCCTGATCCGGGATCGGATCCCGATTTACAATGAGAAGGGGCGGTTCTGTTTCAAGGCGCCCCTGGGGGCTCAATTCCCCCTGCTCCGGGAAGAAGGGGAGTTCCTGGATGTCATGATTGCCGTTGCTGATGAGAATCGTCAGGCGGTTCTGAGCGTCGCGCGGCTTGCCAGGGAAAATGCAGTTCCCAGACCGTTTAAGATGACCCGGGCAAACCTGGCGCGGGTGGCTAACGAACTCATCAATCAACCCTACGGTTGGGGCGGGCTCCATCAGAACCGGGATTGCTCTTCCATGCTGATGGATTTCTTCGCGCCTTTCGGCATCTGGCTGCCGAGAAATTCCAAACAGCAGGCCCATGAGGCCGGCCGTTTTATTGATCTGGGAAATCTGTCTCCCGAAGAAAAGGAGGCGGCCATTCTTTCCTACGGGATTCCCTATGCTACGCTGATCTGGCGCAAGGGGCACATCATGCTCTATATGGGGTCCTATGAGGGAAAGGCCCTGATCTTCCATAACATGTGGGGAGTAACCACCCAGGATCCTCGTGGCCGGAAGGGACGAAAGGTCGTGGGACGTTCGGTCATTACGACCCTCCGGCCCGGCATCGAGTCCTGTAATGGTCGTGCGCCGGGCTGTGATCCCCTGCAGAGCGTGCTGGGGATGACTCTCCTGCTGCCCAATGCGCCGATGCCGCCCGAACCGGCGTCACCTTCACAGGTGTCAAACCCGTAGGAGAAAAGGGAAAAGAGAGGAAAACAGGGGCCGAATATGGACTTCCCGAAAAAAGACACAGAGCCAGCCAGGATTCAGAGGCGCCTGACCCAGAGCGGGATGCAGGAAAAGGCAGTCAGGGCAGAGGAGGAACGAAGCGGATACCTTCTGGAACAGGACCTTTACAAGACCCTGGCCAACAGTTCCCAGGTAGGCGTCTATATCCTTCAGGATCGGAAATTCCAGTTTGTCAACCCTCATATTGCCGAGTATGCCGGATATCGGGAAGAGGAAATGGTGGGGATGGAATCCCTCAGCCTCATCCATCCCGATGATCGCCGGCTGGCACGGAAAAACGCCATCCGCATGCTCAAGGGACAGCGTTTTTCACCCTACGAATTCCGCATTATCACCGGAGATGGGCGGATCAAATGGATCATGGAGACCTCGACGCCCATTTACTACCGGGGGAAACGCGCCGTCCTGGGGAATTCCATGAACATCACCGGGCAGAAGGAAGCCCGCAATCGCCTGGAGGAGTTGGAAGCACTGGAGTCCTCCATCCTCGACGCCATCCCCCACGCCGTGGTCGGTCTCCATAACCGCCGGTTCATCTTTGCCAACAACGCCGTGCAGACGGTCTTCGGCTGGCTTCCGGAGGAGCTCATCGGCAGGAGCGTCCGGCTGATCTATTGCAGCGATGAGGACTGTGACAAGATCGCCCGGCTTTTTTACGACAACCTGGAAAAGCATCGGACGTACAGCACGGAATTCCCCTGCCGGCACAAGGACGGCCATGAACTGATCTGCATGATGCGGGCTTCCCGCATCGGGGAGCGATTGACCGAAGGGCGGATCGTCGTCACCTACGAGGACATCACGGAGCGGAAGAGGGCGGAAAAGGAACTGGAGGCGTCGCGGGAACAGATGCGCAATCTTTCCATTCACCTGCAATCCGTTCGGGAAGAGGAACGGGCGCGGATCGCCCGGGAAATCCACGACGAGCTGGGCCAGTCGCTGACCGCTTTCAAAATGGATCTGTCCTGGCTGGGAAAGAGAATGGCCGCGGAGAAAGGGCTGTGGGATAAGATTAAGGCCATGTCCGGACTGGTGGATCAGACCATTGAATCGGTTCACCGGATTTCGGCGGATCTGAGACCCGGCCTGCTCGATGACCTGGGACTTGTGGCGGCGATGGAATGGCAGGCCAAGGACTTCTCCAGCCGATCCGGCATAATCTGCGAGGCGGACCTGGACGCGGAAGAGGTCCCTCTGGAAAAGGATCTGGCTACGGCGATTTTCCGCATCTTTCAGGAAACCCTGACCAATGTCGCCCGGCATGCCAACGCCACCAAGGTCTTGGTCCGCCTGGAAACGAGAGGCGGAAAGGTGATATTGGAGGTGACGGACAACGGCCGGGGCATTTCGCGCAAGCAGATCAATGATCCGAAATCCTTTGGAATCATGGGGATGCGGGAGCGGGCGCTGCTCTGGGGGGGAGACGTTTCGGTGAGCGGCAGCCGTTACCGGGGAACGACGGTGACGGTCAGCATCCCCCTGAAAGCGGCTCTGAAGTCGGGAGGTGAAGAATGATCAAGATCCTGGTAGCGGATGACCATACCATCGTTCGGGAAGGGTTGAAGCAGATTGTCGGGGAAGTTGACGACATGGCGGTGGCCGATGAAGCGGGAAACGGCCAGGAAGCGCTTGCGAAGATCCGGGAAGGCGATTATGACGTGGTCCTCCTCGATATCTCCATGCCGGGGCGAAGCGGTCTGGAGATTCTGAAGGACATCCGGGCCGAGCGGCCGAAGCTTCCCGTTCTGATTTTAAGCATGCATTCCGAGGAACAGTATGCCGTTCGGGCGCTCCGGGCAGGGGCTTCAGGCTATCTGACCAAAGCCAGCGCGCCCGACGAGCTCATCGGGGCGATTCGCAAGGTGTCCCGGGGGCGGAAATACGTCACGGCGTCGCTGGCGGAAAAGCTGGCCCTGGAACTGGACGCCGATACCCAGAAGCCTCCCCACGAAACGCTTTCCGATCGCGAATATCAGGTGATGCTCATGCTGGCAGCGGGAAAATCCGTCACGGAGATCGCCGACGAACTCTGTCTGAGCGTCAAGACCATCAGCACCTATCGCTCCCGGATTCTGGAAAAAATGAATATGAAGAAAAACGCGGAGCTGACGCTCTACGCCGTTCAAAATCACCTTGTGGGCTGAAATTCTTTGTGTGTATCTTTATCCCGTCCTGAATGCAGTTTCTAATCCCGGGAGGATGCTTCTGCTCTAAGCTTATTTACGGCCAGATGGGCCTGACGGACAGGCTCCGGAAGGCGATATCCCTTGCAGCATGCCAGAACAATCTCGATTGCCCGTTTCAGGCTGATGCGGTGTCCCTGAGATACGAAAACAGGTTTAACCCTGCTCTTGGTCCTCACGACGGCGCCGACGACTGAATCCTTATGGTACAGATCCGTAAAGCTGTTCCTTTCCGCTCCGACTTCCCCATACCTTCCAACCAGTTTTGTCTTTGCGCAGCCGATCGTCGGGAGATCCAGGAAAAGCCCCATGTGGGAAGCCAGGCCGATGCCGCGCGGGTGAGCAATGCCCTGACCGTCGAACAAGACGATATTGGGACGCTGTTTCAGCTTTTCAAAGGCCTTCAGCAATACCGGCCCCTCACGGAAACTCAGCAAACCGGGAACATAGGGAAAAGAGACGCGATCGGAGAAGGACGACATTTCAGTTATCTCCATCGAGGGATAAGAAAGCATCACGACCACCCCGAAAAAACGGTCATCGCCCCTGGAATACGAAATGTCCGCCCCGGCAATCCAACGGACAGGTGCTGGGATTTCATCGTCACAAAGGATCAACTTTTCCCGAAGCACCTGCTGAATGGCCACGGCTTCCCGGCAGGTTACATCCCAGGAATGCAGAGGTTTCGTCGTCAACATCATGCTCCTCATTCGTGCGGTGCGAGAACCCCCTCGTAGTCAATCTCAACCCGGATCGTATCCTCGTCCTCCTCATATCTTGTGATCGTCTGGCGGCGCGCCGAGCATTGGCGCCGAACGCTCGGCCAATGCTCGGAACTCGTCTACACCTTCAGTGGACTGGCACTGAGCGACTGCCAGCACCGGGGGGCGTGATTTCACCACGTGGTCGGGGGTCCGATTGAGCCTCTCATTATGCCTCAGTTCCTAGCTTTTTCGCAATTTCTGACCGGCGCTCCAGGCCTTTCCTAAATTCTCACCCACGGCCCAATAATTGTTATCAGGCA
This genomic interval from Syntrophus gentianae contains the following:
- a CDS encoding NlpC/P60 family N-terminal domain-containing protein, translated to MKIKICLLVGILAILILSGYGHSQDRIKDISTLKQDHAFYLSGKAADSAIVDDEIQKAFNESYTRRYFSVWHQDRPRCSREDVLWDFNKYGENPGYGENQRRHERSWVEALKQNASLDRYPNRGIRGIALVNTDLRALPTSRPCFEGLDSDSGYPFDRLQISAITANSPVYVSHVSQDKAWVHVETSTYFGWVNARDIAFVEESFARSWQNGRYAVLIRDRIPIYNEKGRFCFKAPLGAQFPLLREEGEFLDVMIAVADENRQAVLSVARLARENAVPRPFKMTRANLARVANELINQPYGWGGLHQNRDCSSMLMDFFAPFGIWLPRNSKQQAHEAGRFIDLGNLSPEEKEAAILSYGIPYATLIWRKGHIMLYMGSYEGKALIFHNMWGVTTQDPRGRKGRKVVGRSVITTLRPGIESCNGRAPGCDPLQSVLGMTLLLPNAPMPPEPASPSQVSNP
- a CDS encoding PAS domain-containing sensor histidine kinase: MDFPKKDTEPARIQRRLTQSGMQEKAVRAEEERSGYLLEQDLYKTLANSSQVGVYILQDRKFQFVNPHIAEYAGYREEEMVGMESLSLIHPDDRRLARKNAIRMLKGQRFSPYEFRIITGDGRIKWIMETSTPIYYRGKRAVLGNSMNITGQKEARNRLEELEALESSILDAIPHAVVGLHNRRFIFANNAVQTVFGWLPEELIGRSVRLIYCSDEDCDKIARLFYDNLEKHRTYSTEFPCRHKDGHELICMMRASRIGERLTEGRIVVTYEDITERKRAEKELEASREQMRNLSIHLQSVREEERARIAREIHDELGQSLTAFKMDLSWLGKRMAAEKGLWDKIKAMSGLVDQTIESVHRISADLRPGLLDDLGLVAAMEWQAKDFSSRSGIICEADLDAEEVPLEKDLATAIFRIFQETLTNVARHANATKVLVRLETRGGKVILEVTDNGRGISRKQINDPKSFGIMGMRERALLWGGDVSVSGSRYRGTTVTVSIPLKAALKSGGEE
- a CDS encoding hybrid sensor histidine kinase/response regulator gives rise to the protein MEKEKVTVFPGQVGEASRGSQKNAEPEDQFLYLFENFPDAILLADQWEIIDCNPAAVRMLAGSSKDDIIGRNVEQFFPPTQPDGRSSVEASRNLWKLTLKKKSVQMEWMHRDLAGRDFPVSVSMVMVSRDGKALCYLIWRDLREREERENILRSAAEFNSTIIEGLAEGIVIYDRNLCYLAWNPFMERLTGLTSDQVVGVHAPSLFPHIYANGLDVLIKQALTGETATSPDFSCIPSPKAAERWLSALYAPYRNASGEIIGVVGLLRDVTERRWTEQALRDSEEKIRSLSELAVEGIVIHREGVILEANATLARLLGYESPEAVAGRNVLSFVAPPFVEMASRKIRVGKNGIYHVDIQRNDGSIFPAEFNVREMLYRGKAARVVAIRDLSEHQRNAEALLREKERFRSFIEESPFGVTVIGSDGRYQYINPKFTELFGYSLEDVPTGREWFRKAHPDPDYRHRIIAQWKNYVLNLRHEGTPLLTFEVTCKDGSEKSIQYRPIAMATGEFLIMYEDFTERKRLEEQLRQSEKLEAIGTLAGGIAHDFNNLLMGIQGYTSILQHSLGTGHRDYEKLNSIQKLIQSGSDLTQQLLGFARGGKYEIKPTDLNDILIKSSNMFGRTRRDIVISCDLEEPLWLVEADRSQIEQVLLNLYVNAGQAMPGGGRLNLATKNVVPDDDPFLPASREPGNYVCVTVTDTGVGMDEKTRQRIFEPFFTTREMKRGTGLGLASAYGIIQGHGGSIEVDSEIGRGTTFRIYLPASDKEIPGTVRPVADVAKGHETILLVDDEEINIEVVSEILEMLGYSVFTAQSGQDAVHFYQSKKDTVDLVLLDMIMPGMGGGDTFDALKEIDPGVKVILSSGYSLHGEASRIMERGCSAFIQKPFRIEELSGKLEEVLGRKQ
- a CDS encoding acyl-CoA dehydratase activase, with the protein product MNSLGICIGATTLSAVAVNNSEAGIKRSLLHLEPHDGNPRQAFLDLFSSLPIDHYDRIAVTGRKFRSFVNLTSLPEPQAVETALTFVCNGNVPLNAVISAGGETFLIYVLGKDGKICSVQTGNKCASGTGEFFLQQIRRLDLGLEEAIAFARQEQPYKVSGRCSVFCKSDCTHATNKGIPKRRIASGLCEMMSGKILEILRHLPRSNMMLIGGSARNTVMVDYLKKEISSLIIPEEAAYFEALGCALWALEHETLPAPASESVIRQDVTAFHRLPPLADFLDKVDFRTMEQGIAREGDACILGLDVGSTTTKAVLLRQEDNRILASVYLRTNGNPVGASRACYAALYEQLGPLAEKISIKGLGVTGSGRQIAGLHAMTEGIINEIIAHATGALFFDSTVDTIFEIGGQDAKYTYVKDGIPSDYAMNDACSAGTGSFLEEAAWESMGVAMEDIAGIALRGKAPPNFNDQCAAFISSDIKNAAHEGMSREDIVSGLVYSICMNYSNRVKGNRTMGNNIFMQGGVCYNRAIPVAMAALTGKRIVVPPEPGLMGAFGVALEIKKRLEHGILKESSFDLLSLKNREIAYESPFVCNGGKEHCDRKCEIARIRIEDKVNPFGGACNRWYNLRYSLSVDAESLDRVKEHASLTFQSAESESQIPSSDRISRSVGINRSFLTHSYYPLYQTFFSRLGFSVLLPDSPRPEGMISKGTAFCYPAELAHGFFYDLLHKKPDFLFLPHIRGMYVEGGNPTSTICPISQGEPYYLASTFNDREEFRRLKEADAILQPVLDFSQGYGAARTIMVNLARSLGCGKKDAEQAFSAAVALQEQVVKATRDSGREFLSALEEEGDRYGIVIFGRAYNAFVPEANLGIPRKFASRGVGVVPLTCLPLADESVDDSMYWASGQHILKGAAFVARHPQLFGCYITNFSCGPDSFLLGSFRQAMGNKPFLILELDSHVADAGLETRIEAFLDIIRNYRELYLKQQRSAAAPSRETAPARVDHEDFRIDDSHGISYSLSHPRVHLVFPSMGRFHTDAIAAIFRSAGVRATALADSDEEVLKLGRGNTSCKECLPLQLTVGSLLKYLRDRKEKEELLVYFMPTAGGPCRFGQYSQFMKAMIERLGIPDVTLYSLNAANSYEDLNASNLTLKIWTGIVLADRMEDIYGVLLSAARDRDAAITVFQEERRKLLSALEVSPELKALRPCLEEVAARLKSIPLKRRPAEIPTILLTGEIFVRHDDLSRQYLIESLADQGFATKVASVMEWIYYTDLCNQKGWVDRTLSAKDKVSLFLRSTWMKKYERTISKVLAKSDLIPDRQEDVPHLVEQASPVLNPLLLGEAVLTVGAALVEVPDPYCGVIALGPFGCMPNRVSEAILTPEMNRGKRMPRKRSRKKPGSTAESLQNRPLPFLAIESDGNPFPQIIQAKLEVFLLQAARIHDLLHAPKDHPFD
- a CDS encoding pyruvoyl-dependent arginine decarboxylase; amino-acid sequence: MYDFVPKKIFFTKGVGTHRDELHSFERALRDAGIEKCNLVQVSSIFPPGCRNISKIQGLKELIPGAITYCVMSRCCSNEPKRLLAASVGCAIPADKTSYGYISEHHAFGLTEKQAGDYAEDLAAAMLASTLGIDFNVDESWDEKKEIFKISGKIVRTRNVTQSTIVKDDRYTTVVAAAVFVF